The Methanocaldococcus infernus ME region GAACGAATTCAGAAATAGAGCAATAATAGAATGTTTCCATCCCCTTAGGGGCGTTATTTTACGATGTGATATTCAGAATAAAACTACCTGATGGGTTTATGTTTCCATCCCCTTAGGGGCGTTATTTTACTTAAGACATTATATGATGAACTGCCTAAAATAAGTTTCCATCCCCTTAGGGGCGTTATTTTACCTGGAGACTTCTGAAGCATTAAAGGCTCAGCTTGGTTCGTTTCCATCCCCTTAGGGGCGTTATTTTACGAATTTTCAGTTATATTTGAAATTTCAATCACTGCGTTTCCATCCCCTTAGGGGCGTTATTTTACTTTAATCTTTTTTGTGATGCTAACTTAATTGCATATGTTTCCATCCCCTTAGGGGCGTTATTTTACAAGGCAAAATTTTGCTTATTTATAACATTCGCTCTTATAGTATATAAGCTTTATCCTAACCAACAGGCTGAAGGTTAGGTTCTCCCATTTATTTAAAAAGATCTGAAGTTTGATAAAAACCTTTACTTTCCTTAATACTAAAATAAAACCAAACCTCAAAACCAAAAACAAAATTTCCAAAGGGAAAATAAAATTCTAAAAATAAATAACCCAAAAAACTAAAAAAGCCCAATAATTCACAAAAACCGAATATTCAAATTAATAACATTAAGCTACCCTCCGAAGCTAATTAAAAACCAAATAAAAATCAAAAAATCCCACCTAAAAACAACAAAAACCTAAAAACAAGAACTTCAAACAAGACACAACCTAAAAACCAATAAGAATAAATAAAACTAAGATAAAAATCATCAAGCCACTTTATTCAAAAGAAAGCATCTAATGTTAACTGCTTTTTCTTCTCTTTCTTATCTTCTTTTGAAGCTTCTTTCTCTTTTTTCTCATCTTTAGGCTCTTCTTTCTTCTCTTCCTCTTTCTTCTCCTTCTTAGTTTCTATTTTTTCCTCTTTAACCTCTTTTTCCTCTAAATGCTCCTTCTTCTTAACCTTGGAAGTCTGTTCTTTAACTCTCTTTTTCCTCAATTCTCTCATTATTTTAATAATCTCATTGGCATTCTTAAACAACTTCTTTATCTCCTCTTCAGTCAACTCATAGTATAGACAGAGATCAGCAGCCATCTCTGGGTTATGTTCAGCTATCATCTTTAAGCTTTCAAGGTCAAATCTAACCCTCTTGGTTGAGCCATGAGATTTTTCCCCAATCTTTTTTAAAATTTTCTTTAAAAACTCTCTTTGCTCTTTTGTTGAAGAGAGTAATCTAAAGATCTTAGGATATTTATAGGGTGTCCATTTTCTATACTTCTCTTCTTTAGATAAGGCCACTCCAGCAGTCATTAGGTTAGTGGCATACTTCCAAAAGCTATAGTTTTGCCTTCTAACAGCTCTTCCAAGGAAAAGATCAGCTTTTGATAAGTAGTCATAAGCTCTTTCAATCTCCTCAAGCTTCTCATACTCATAAGGAATATTTTCAGCTAACCACTCTATTATTACATCAGGGGTTTCATCAACATCTATTAAGGCAGTTGTGGCCACTTTATAATTTGTAGTCTTCAAAATTATTCTTAAGGCATCAAAGATATTTTTCTCCCTATTCCTCTCTGGAAGGGATTCAACAGCCTCAATAGTTAGATCTCCTGAGAGGGCTAAGGCTTGGAGATCATTAATAGCACTTCTCAAATCTCCAGCTGAGTGGCTTGCTATAACTTTTAATACTTTATCATCTACATCCAACCCTTCCTTTTCAGCAATAGCTTTTAATATCTTATAAATCTCATTAACCTTTAAGGGCTTTAACTCTATAAGTTCAACATGAGGTAACAAATTTTTTAAATTTGGGCTATAGGCATCATTGGCTGTCATAATTATAGGGTTCTTACTCTCCTTAGCTATCTTTATTAACTCTCCAACTCCTCCAGCATCTTCCTTTCCAGAGATTCCATCAACCTCATCCAAGACAATAATAAACCTATTCCCTAAGATAGACTTAGAAACTGCTGACTGCCCTATAATTCTTCTAATCTCTTCTCTACTCCTTCTATCACTTGCATTCAACTCTATTACATCAAAGCCATAGTCATTAGCCAATGCATAGGCTAAAGTAGTCTTTCCCACCCCTGGAGGACCATAGAGAAGAATGGGCTTCTCCTTTTTTCCCTTAATAAAGCTCTCTATCCATCTCTTTAATCTCTCTTTAACCTTCTCATGCCCAACAACATCTTTTAATGACCTTGGCCTATACTTCTCAATCCAGTTTAACATAACTAACACCAATAAAAAGGGTGAGATGTTGAAGTGCTTCTGTGGTAAGGAGAGTTATATAAAAGTTACATATCCAAAGGTTAAATACTTATGTAAAGAGCATTTTATAGAATACTTTGAGAATAGAGTTAAGAGGAGTATAGAGAAGTTTAAAATGCTAAGTAAAGATGAGAAAATCTTAGTCCCAATCTCTGGAGGAAAGGATAGTCATGCAGCAGCATATATATTAAAAAAACTTGGCTATGATATAGAGCTTTTCCATATAAACCTTGGAATCTCTAACTTCTCAGAGATATCATTAGAGAAGGTTAAAGAGCTCTCCAACTTTATAAATGCTAAGTTACATATTGTTAACCTTAAAGAGATAACTGGAAAAACTATAGAAGATGTTAAGGGAAAGAAGTGTTCAATCTGTGGAATAACTAAAAGATACTTAATGAACAAGTTTGGTTATGAGCATGGCTTTGACACTATAGTGACTGGCCATAATATGGATGATGAACTCTCTTTCATGTTAAACAATCTCTTAGGCTGGAATATAAGATATCTTGCTAAACATCTTCCAGTGCTTCCAGCACATGACAAGTTTTTAAAGAAGGTTAAGATTTTCTACGAGATTGAGGAGAAGTATATAAAGGCTTATGCTGATGCCCTAAATATTCCTTACACAACAGTAAAGTGTAAGTATGCAAAAAAAGCTATAACTATAAGGCATAGGGAATATTTAAATAAACTTGAGGAAGAGAAGCCAGGGATAAAGTATCACTTTCTCTATGGTTATTTGAAAAATAGGGAGTTATTTGAAGTAGAAAAAGATTTCAAGTTTAGAGAGTGTGAGATCTGTGGTATGACATCAGCATCTAAGATCTGCTCTTTTTGTAGAGTGTGGAGAAGATGAAAAAGAAGAAGCTTGAGATGCTCTTAGACTCTTTAAAACCTCACCCAAACCCTAAGGTTGAGCTTGAACAGTATACAATCAGTGGAAGCTTAGCCTCTGAACTCCTCTTCTTAGCTCAGAAAGATTTTATAGGTAAGACTGTCTTAGACCTTGGCTGTGGTACTGGAAGGTTAGCTATAGGGGCTAAGCTCTTAGGGGCTAAGAGAGCTGTGGGAATAGATATAGATAGAGAGAGTATAGAGGTAGCTAAAGAAAATGCTAAAGCCCTTGGGGTTGATGTAGAGTTTATATGTAATGATGTTAGAAATATAAAAAGGGAGATGTTTGATGAAGAAGTTGTAGTTATACAAAACCCTCCCTTTGGAGCTCAGAAGAAGGGTTCTGATAGAATTTTCTTAGAGAAGGCTCTTGAGTTAGGGGATGTGATATATAGTATTCACAACTACCCAACTAAAGACTTTGTTGTTAAGTTTGTTGAGAGCTTAGGAGGGGAAGTAACCAACATCTATAAAGCAAATTTTAGAATTCCAGCCATCTATAGGTTTCACAAAAAGAGAGCTTTGGAAATTCCAGTTTTAATATTTAGAATTGTAAGGAGGTAAAGAGATGTTCTCAGAGAGGGAATTAAAAGATTTGATAATTTCAGTTATTATGATAGCTATCATCTTTGTCTACCCTCATATAAGTTTAACAAATATTTTAATAGCTCTCCTAACTGTTGGTTTGGGCTTTATATTTCATGAGCTTATGCATAGAGAAGTTGCCAGAAAGTTTGGAGCTATTAGTGAGTTTAGAGCTTGGTATGAAGGTTTAATTATTGGTTTAATATTGAAAATGATACTTGGAGCCACATTTATAGCCCCTGGAGCTGTCTATATTTATAAGGATTACTTAACTGTGGAAGAGAGTGGAAAAATAGCACTTGCTGGACCTTTAGCAAATATTTTATTAGCTATTCTATTCTTTCTCCTAACCTTAACTCATGGAAATTATTTACTAAATATTATAGGCTTCTTTGGCTTTCATGTAAACCTCTTCTTAGCTGGCTTTAACCTCTTACCAATCCCTCCATTTGATGGAGAGAAGGTTATTAGATGGAACCCTCTGATTTGGGCAATCTTTGGAATTCCTTTATTAGCCTATGTCTTCCTAAGGCTCTTCTAAGAAGCTCTCAAAGTGACAAGTAGTTTTAAACTCCTTAAGAAGCCCAACATTTACATTTAGCACACTCTTTAAATATTTTAACAAGAAATATTTTAGTTCATCATCAAGGGAGAGATATGAAGTTACCTTCTTTCCCACAACTGACTGAGTTATTCTCAAATAGCCATTTTCAAGATTTACATCTTTTATTTTTGAGAATATGTCATAGTATTCTTTATCTCTTGTTTCAAATAAAATTTTTTCTTCAATTTTTGTTATAAAATTAACCTTAATTTTCTTCTTAACTAACTTTAGTTTTCCCTTTTTCCATTCATCACTCTTTTTTATATTATACAGAACTTCCAACTCCTTATCCAAAATAAATTTATAGAGAATTTCTTTTAAAACTGATTTGACTGGAAATTCTCCATAGATAGAGCTTTCAACACCAAAGGCTATCATAGCAAGGTCTTCTTCAAATGGGATAACTATTGAAGAGATGTTATAAGCACCTTCTAATGTAGTCTTTATTAAATACCTAACCTTCTTTGGAACTTTAGAGTCAATATCTATTATATCATTAAATTCAGCCTCTAACTCTTTATTTTGAAACTCAAAAACTATTTTACTATCATCAATAAAAATATCTAACTTTTCCCATCTATCAAATAATGTAATTTCTTTTCCTCTTTTTAAAAAAAATCCCACTCCTGAGAATTTCATAATTATCCCATTATCTCAGAGATCTTATTCAAAATTATTTTATAGTCAGTTATTTTAGTTATGTCTTTTTCTTCTTTTAATCTCTTATTTACAATTTCCTTTAGCTCTTCTAAGCTATTTACTCTATTAAATAACTCTTTTATCTCTTCAATATGAGAGACATAGGGAAGAATCTCTATTAGCAACTCATTAATCTCTTTTCTTTGGCTCATATCTATCCCTTATAGCAATCTCTCTAACAATTTTAGTTATCTCCCTCTCCAATTTTTCTAACCTTGCATATATCCTATAAACTAAGTAGAACAATAAAATAATTGATAAATATATTATAACATCAACCCCTCTCCCAACTCCTAAGACTGTTGCTAAATAGCTCATAAAATTTGGGAAGATAACTATAAGTAATGCCAGCAACCAAACAAATAACCAAAATATTCCTTCCTCAAGCTCCATAGATTTCTTTTTAATTTGCTTAATAACCCTTGTTAAAGCAAATAAAATTATTATTAAGCCAACTATTTGAATAAGTTCCAAGCTTACACCCCTTTTAAGGTGAGATTGTGAAGCATTTAATATCAATGAGAGATATAGAGAGGGAAGAGATTGAAGAAATTTTAGAGGAAGCTAATAGGATGGAGAACTTATTAAACAATAAAAAGCCTTTGAAACTTCTTGAGGGGAAGATATTGGCAACTATTTTTTATGAGCCATCTACAAGGACAAGGCTTAGTTTTGAAACAGCTATGAAGAGGTTGGGAGGAGAAGTTATAACCATGGATGCTAAAGCTTCATCAGTGGCTAAGGGAGAGAGTTTAATAGACACTGTTAGAGTAATCAGTGGCTACTCAGACATTATAGTCTTAAGACATCCAAGAGAAGGGGCTGCAAGACTTGCAGCTAAGTATTCTTCAGTCCCTATAATAAATGCTGGTGATGGAGCTAACCAGCATCCAACACAGACATTATTAGATCTATATACAATAAAGAGGGAACTTGGGAAGATAGACAATATAAGGATAGCCTTTATTGGAGATCTGAAATATGGAAGGACTGTTCATTCATTAGTTTATGCTCTCTCACTATTTAATAATATTGAATTCTTCTTTATTTCTCCTGAAAACTTAAAGATTCCTGAGGAGATAAAAGAATATTTAAGAAGAAGAGGGTTAAGATTTAAGGAAACTAAGGAGTTTATTGATGAAGAAATAGATGTTCTATATGTTACAAGGCTACAAAAAGAAAGATTTACTCCAGAGGAGTATGAGAAGGTTAAGGGAAGCTATAAGATAACTAAGGAGTTTGTTGAAGGGAAAAACTTTATTATTATGCATCCTCTGCCAAGGGTAGATGAGATAGATTATGAAGTTGATAATCTACCAAATGCCAAATACTTTAAGCAGAGCTATTATGGAATTCCTGTAAGGATGGCTATCCTTTATAAGTTGCTTAGAGATTCTGATAAAGCTCTCCAGTGATAGTTTTTAAGATGTCTGTCCTTGTTATGATTCCAAACACTTTATTATTATCAACTATTATTAACCTTCCAACATTGTACTTATTCATAATCTTTAGAGCATCATAAATTTTCACATCTTTATCAACAGTTATAATGTCTTTTTTCATAACCTCCTTAACTTTTTTATCTATTTTATTGATATTCTTTATAATATCTCTAACTGTTAAGATGCCAACTAAATTATTATTCTCCATAACAGGAGCTCCACTTATGTTTTTCTCAGCAAAGTATTCAGCAGCTTCTTTTAAGCTCATATTGGGGGTTAAGTAATACTTTAAAGGATTTCCTATATCTGAAACTTTAAGATTTGGGATACTGCAGACACTATACACATTCATCAGCAATATTTTATGAATGTCATCTCTTCCTATCACTTCTCCAGTGATCACTATTTTATTGTGATAGGTGGGCCCAACCTTAATAATGTCTCCAACATTGAACTTTTTAGTGTCTCCTTCAATATAGATTTTAGAGGAACAGCTTTTCTCATGGGAAACTGTGTCAAACTCTATCTTAATAACCTTCACTCCATCAATTTTTACATTATTCTTATATATTGGAACTATTATATCCCCTTCATCCTCAATTCCCAATGCTCTATATGCCTTACTTGTTGGTATATAGCCACCCTTAGGTCCTGGGACACCATCAACCAAGTCTAAAGCTCTCAGAGCTTGCATTTGATTTCTTATAGTTCCTGGATTTCTCTTTAGCCTTAAGGCTATTTCAGTCCCTTTAATTGGTCTATTCTTTTCTCTATATAAGTTAATAAGCTCACTTAAAATTTCCTTCTGAATAACAGTTAGCTCCATAACAACCACTTAATTATAAATGATTATAAATTATATTAGTTCTTATTTTATATAGAGTTATTGATATGGTTCTAAAGATAAGTTAATAACAAAAGTTATTATCATGGCTTTTCATAAATTTTTAATTCTAAAAAGCTACTAAGGGAGAGGTATGAAAACAATAAAAGAAATAAATGAAAAAATAAAGAAAGGAGAGGCTGTAGTGGTTACAGCTGAGGAAATGATTAAGATAGTTGAAGAGGAAGGGGCTAAGAGAGCTGCTGATTATGTAGATGTGGTTACAACTGGAACCTTTGGAGCTATGTGTTCCTCTGGAGTGTTTATAAACTTTGGCCATTCTGACCCTCCAATAAAGATGCTTAAAATTTATTTAAATAATGTCCAAGCCTATGGTGGCTTAGCTGCTGTTGACACTTACATAGGGGCTACCCAACCAAATGAAGATCCTGATATAGATATAGACTATGGAGGAGCTCATGTTATTGAAGACCTTGTTAGAGGAAAGGAAGTTGAGTTATATGCTGAAGGTTATACAACAGATTGTTATCCAAGAAAAGATGTCTGTGTTAAGATTAGCTTAGATGATGTTAACCAAGCCATTATGGTAAATCCAAGAAATTGCTATCAAACCTATGCAGCTGCTACAAACAGTAGGGAAGAAAAAATTTACACTTACATGGGCATTCTCTTACCAGAGTTTAACAATGTCCACTACTCTGGAGCTGGGCAATTGAATCCTCTACAAAATGACTACAATCCAGAGACCAAGACTTTTAACACTATAGGAGTTGGAACAAAGATCTTCTTAGCTGGAGCTGAAGGTTTTGTTATTGGAGAGGGAACTCAGCACAACCCTCCATTTGGTACTTTAATGGTTAAGGGTAACTTAAAAGAGATGTCTCCTGAATTCTTAAGAGCTGCAACAATGCCTAAGTATGGACCAACCCTCTATATTGGAGTAGGAATACCAATTCCAGTATTAAATGAAGAAATAGCTAAGAGAACAGCTATAAGGGATAGAGATATAGAAGTGCCAATCTATGACTATGGTGTGCCAAGGAGAGAGAGACCATTAGTTGGAAAAACTAACTATGAAAAGTTGAGAGATGGGAAAATAGTGCTTAATGTTGAGATTGATGGGAAGAGAGTTGAGAAAGAGGTTAAGACTGGACCAGTTTCAAGCTATAAAAAGGCAAGAGAAGTTGCTGAGGAATTGAAGAGAAGGATTTTAGAAGGCTCTTTCTTACTAACTGAGAGAGTGGCTCCACTTGGTAAGGGAGAATTTAAGCCTATGAGATCACCTATAACCTTGGTTAGGGATGTAATTAAGAGAGAGCCAATAGTTGCTAAGTTAGGGATCAGTATTGAAGAGGCTGCTAAGATATTGATGAACAATAATATTAACCACTTACCAATAGTTGATGAGCATGGGAAAATAGTGGGAATTGTAACCTCATGGGATATAGCTAAGGCAGTGGCTGAAAAGAAGAGGAAGATTGAAGAGATTATGACAAGAAATGTTGTTACAGCAAGGAAAGATGAGCCTATAGATGAGGTTGCAAGGAAGATGTGTAG contains the following coding sequences:
- a CDS encoding replication factor C large subunit; amino-acid sequence: MLNWIEKYRPRSLKDVVGHEKVKERLKRWIESFIKGKKEKPILLYGPPGVGKTTLAYALANDYGFDVIELNASDRRSREEIRRIIGQSAVSKSILGNRFIIVLDEVDGISGKEDAGGVGELIKIAKESKNPIIMTANDAYSPNLKNLLPHVELIELKPLKVNEIYKILKAIAEKEGLDVDDKVLKVIASHSAGDLRSAINDLQALALSGDLTIEAVESLPERNREKNIFDALRIILKTTNYKVATTALIDVDETPDVIIEWLAENIPYEYEKLEEIERAYDYLSKADLFLGRAVRRQNYSFWKYATNLMTAGVALSKEEKYRKWTPYKYPKIFRLLSSTKEQREFLKKILKKIGEKSHGSTKRVRFDLESLKMIAEHNPEMAADLCLYYELTEEEIKKLFKNANEIIKIMRELRKKRVKEQTSKVKKKEHLEEKEVKEEKIETKKEKKEEEKKEEPKDEKKEKEASKEDKKEKKKQLTLDAFF
- the ttuA gene encoding tRNA-5-methyluridine(54) 2-sulfurtransferase → MLKCFCGKESYIKVTYPKVKYLCKEHFIEYFENRVKRSIEKFKMLSKDEKILVPISGGKDSHAAAYILKKLGYDIELFHINLGISNFSEISLEKVKELSNFINAKLHIVNLKEITGKTIEDVKGKKCSICGITKRYLMNKFGYEHGFDTIVTGHNMDDELSFMLNNLLGWNIRYLAKHLPVLPAHDKFLKKVKIFYEIEEKYIKAYADALNIPYTTVKCKYAKKAITIRHREYLNKLEEEKPGIKYHFLYGYLKNRELFEVEKDFKFRECEICGMTSASKICSFCRVWRR
- a CDS encoding METTL5 family protein, which encodes MKKKKLEMLLDSLKPHPNPKVELEQYTISGSLASELLFLAQKDFIGKTVLDLGCGTGRLAIGAKLLGAKRAVGIDIDRESIEVAKENAKALGVDVEFICNDVRNIKREMFDEEVVVIQNPPFGAQKKGSDRIFLEKALELGDVIYSIHNYPTKDFVVKFVESLGGEVTNIYKANFRIPAIYRFHKKRALEIPVLIFRIVRR
- a CDS encoding zinc protease, encoding MFSERELKDLIISVIMIAIIFVYPHISLTNILIALLTVGLGFIFHELMHREVARKFGAISEFRAWYEGLIIGLILKMILGATFIAPGAVYIYKDYLTVEESGKIALAGPLANILLAILFFLLTLTHGNYLLNIIGFFGFHVNLFLAGFNLLPIPPFDGEKVIRWNPLIWAIFGIPLLAYVFLRLF
- a CDS encoding CheF family chemotaxis protein, with amino-acid sequence MKFSGVGFFLKRGKEITLFDRWEKLDIFIDDSKIVFEFQNKELEAEFNDIIDIDSKVPKKVRYLIKTTLEGAYNISSIVIPFEEDLAMIAFGVESSIYGEFPVKSVLKEILYKFILDKELEVLYNIKKSDEWKKGKLKLVKKKIKVNFITKIEEKILFETRDKEYYDIFSKIKDVNLENGYLRITQSVVGKKVTSYLSLDDELKYFLLKYLKSVLNVNVGLLKEFKTTCHFESFLEEP
- a CDS encoding DUF2304 domain-containing protein, with the translated sequence MELIQIVGLIIILFALTRVIKQIKKKSMELEEGIFWLFVWLLALLIVIFPNFMSYLATVLGVGRGVDVIIYLSIILLFYLVYRIYARLEKLEREITKIVREIAIRDRYEPKKRD
- the pyrB gene encoding aspartate carbamoyltransferase; amino-acid sequence: MKHLISMRDIEREEIEEILEEANRMENLLNNKKPLKLLEGKILATIFYEPSTRTRLSFETAMKRLGGEVITMDAKASSVAKGESLIDTVRVISGYSDIIVLRHPREGAARLAAKYSSVPIINAGDGANQHPTQTLLDLYTIKRELGKIDNIRIAFIGDLKYGRTVHSLVYALSLFNNIEFFFISPENLKIPEEIKEYLRRRGLRFKETKEFIDEEIDVLYVTRLQKERFTPEEYEKVKGSYKITKEFVEGKNFIIMHPLPRVDEIDYEVDNLPNAKYFKQSYYGIPVRMAILYKLLRDSDKALQ
- a CDS encoding CBS domain-containing protein, which codes for MELTVIQKEILSELINLYREKNRPIKGTEIALRLKRNPGTIRNQMQALRALDLVDGVPGPKGGYIPTSKAYRALGIEDEGDIIVPIYKNNVKIDGVKVIKIEFDTVSHEKSCSSKIYIEGDTKKFNVGDIIKVGPTYHNKIVITGEVIGRDDIHKILLMNVYSVCSIPNLKVSDIGNPLKYYLTPNMSLKEAAEYFAEKNISGAPVMENNNLVGILTVRDIIKNINKIDKKVKEVMKKDIITVDKDVKIYDALKIMNKYNVGRLIIVDNNKVFGIITRTDILKTITGELYQNL
- a CDS encoding homocysteine biosynthesis protein, with the protein product MKTIKEINEKIKKGEAVVVTAEEMIKIVEEEGAKRAADYVDVVTTGTFGAMCSSGVFINFGHSDPPIKMLKIYLNNVQAYGGLAAVDTYIGATQPNEDPDIDIDYGGAHVIEDLVRGKEVELYAEGYTTDCYPRKDVCVKISLDDVNQAIMVNPRNCYQTYAAATNSREEKIYTYMGILLPEFNNVHYSGAGQLNPLQNDYNPETKTFNTIGVGTKIFLAGAEGFVIGEGTQHNPPFGTLMVKGNLKEMSPEFLRAATMPKYGPTLYIGVGIPIPVLNEEIAKRTAIRDRDIEVPIYDYGVPRRERPLVGKTNYEKLRDGKIVLNVEIDGKRVEKEVKTGPVSSYKKAREVAEELKRRILEGSFLLTERVAPLGKGEFKPMRSPITLVRDVIKREPIVAKLGISIEEAAKILMNNNINHLPIVDEHGKIVGIVTSWDIAKAVAEKKRKIEEIMTRNVVTARKDEPIDEVARKMCRYDISGLPVIDENNRVVGVVTSEDLSRLLGGRK